The Populus alba chromosome 6, ASM523922v2, whole genome shotgun sequence genome contains a region encoding:
- the LOC118032635 gene encoding cuscuta receptor 1-like: protein MGLNRFSSLAGTLMIYAMVLSESWWSCHGCLDEERSALLRIKSSFNYPSGTFLPSWGKVADCCSWKGVDCNFTTGRVVVLDLSGKREEGLGDLYLNVSLFRPFQELQSLDLSGNFIVGCVENEGFERLSGLDSLVFLNLEDNKFNNSVLSSLGGLSSLTTLYLDGNQLKGAISVDGLNNLTSLRSLEFGGNEIESFKSIHGTGDDLLRLRNLEELVLNVNRFNDSVLSSLKGLSSLKSLDIAYNQLKGSFNVTELSSLKGLSSLKFLGIAYNQLKGSFNVTELDALINLEVVDLEGNKIDKFVLSKDTRGFGNVSFISLSNNTSNGRALPFTLLQSLTKFPNLRTLSLAGNNLEGSFGTALDKDLASLKNLEELDLSSSIVDNSFLQTVGKITTLKSLSFNGCRLNGSIPKAQGLCQLKHLQNLDISRNDLSALPWCLANLTSLQQLDLSYNNFIGDISFSPLTSLTSIRWLSLSDNHFQIPVSLSSFLNHSQLKDFDGSNNEIYVEELEEHNLAPKFQLKHLDLSGNVYGGAFSFPKFLLHQYSLQEIDFSNLKLRGGFPFWLLENNTNLNYLHLVNNSLSGTFQLPIHPHQHLSELDISNNNFESHIPREIGSYFPSLTFLSMSDNHFSGRVPSSIFDFLLYLQVLDLSNNNISGTLPSFFNSSNLLHVYLSRNMLQGSLEHAFQKSFELITLDLSHNHLTGSIPKWIVEFSQLSFLLLGYNNLNGSIPTQLCELNELSFIDLSHNNFSGHILPCLRFKSSIWFILLDEYPYEFDLREPLVIATKSLSISYPPSILNYMTGLDLSYNNLSGAIPPEIGNLNHIHVLNLSNNHLIGPIPQSLSNLSEVESLDLSNNSLNGEIPPQLVQLHSLAYFSVANNNLSGKTPKMVAQFSTFDKSSYEGNPLLCGPPLLNSCTKKVSPPPPGPSTDEKAESSVFIDAQVFCVSFVVTYIMVLLGIAVVLYINPDWRRAWFYFIEKSINTCYYFVADNILKPFGIRVWKPLV from the exons ATGGGTTTAAACAGGTTCTCTTCTTTAGCAGGGACACTGATGATTTATGCTATGGTTTTGTCAGAAAGCTGGTGGTCATGTCACGGTTGTTTAGACGAAGAGAGAAGTGCTCTCTTGCGGATTAAAAGCTCCTTTAATTACCCAAGCGGCACATTCCTTCCATCTTGGGGAAAAGTAGCCGACTGTTGTTCTTGGAAAGGCGTTGACTGCAATTTTACTACAGGACGAGTTGTCGTACTTGATCTTTCAGGCAAAAGGGAAGAGGGATTGGGAGATTTGTACCTAAATGTCTCTTTGTTTCGTCCCTTCCAAGAACTGCAATCTCTTGATTTAAGTGGAAATTTTATAGTTGGCTGTGTTGAGAATGAAG GTTTTGAAAGACTATCAGGACTTGACAGCTTGGTGTTTCTCAATTTAGAAGACAACAAATTCAACAACAGCGTCCTTTCATCCCTTGGTGGGCTTTCCTCTTTAACAACCCTGTATCTAGATGGTAACCAACTCAAAGGAGCAATTAGTGTTGATG GACTGAATAATCTAACAAGCTTGCGGTCGTTGGAGTTTGGTGGCAAtgaaattgaaagctttaaatcCATTCATG GTACTGGTGATGACTTACTGAGGTTAAGAAATCTGGAAGAACTTGTTTTGAATGTTAATCGCTTCAATGACAGTGTCTTATCATCCCTCAAGGGTCTTTCATCTCTCAAATCCCTAGATATAGCATACAACCAACTGAAAGGATCATTCAATGTGACTG AGCTATCATCCCTCAAGGGTCTTTCATCTCTCAAATTCCTGGGTATAGCGTACAACCAACTGAAAGGATCATTCAATGTGACTG AGCTGGATGCTTTGATCAACTTAGAGGTAGTGGATCTAGAGGGAAACAAGATTGACAAATTTGTGTTATCCAAAG ATACTAGAGGTTTTGGAAATGTAAGCTTCATTTCATTATCAAATAACACCTCAAATGGAAGAGCTCTTCCATTTACATTACTGCAATCATTGACGAAATTCCCAAACCTTAGGACCCTTTCTTTGGCTGGGAATAATCTTGAAGGAAGTTTCGGAACAGCATTAGATAAAG ACTTGGCTTCTCTCAAGAATTTAGAAGAGTTGGATTTGAGTTCCTCCATTGTCGATAATAGCTTTCTGCAAACAGTCGGGAAGATCACTACTCTAAAGAGCTTAAGCTTTAATGGTTGTCGACTCAATGGCTCCATCCCTAAAGCCCAAG GCCTATGTCAGTTAAAGCATCTCCAAAATCTAGATATCAGCAGGAATGATCTCAGTGCTTTGCCTTGGTGTTTGGCAAATTTGACATCCCTTCAACAATTAGATTTGTCTTACAATAACTTTATTGGAGACATTTCCTTCTCTCCTCTTACAAGTCTCACATCCATCCGATGGTTATCACTTTCAGACAACCACTTTCAGATCCCCGTCTCATTGAGCTCATTTCTCAACCATTCACAACTCAAGGATTTCGATGGTAGCAATAACGaaatatatgttgaagaatTAGAGGAGCATAATTTGGCCCCAAAGTTCCAATTAAAGCATCTTGATTTATCTGGCAATGTATATGGTGGAGCATTTTCCTTTCCCAAATTCCTCCTCCATCAATACAGCCTccaagaaattgatttttctaaccTGAAATTGAGGGGAGGGTTTCCTTTTTGGTTGTTAGAGAACAACACAAACCTAAATTATCTCCATTTGGTCAACAATTCTCTTTCAGGGACTTTTCAATTGCCAATTCATCCTCATCAGCATTTGTCTGAATTAGATATTTCTAACAATAACTTCGAAAGCCACATTCCTAGAGAAATAGGATCATATTTTCCAAGTTTAACATTTTTATCCATGTCTGATAACCACTTCAGTGGTCGCGTTCCCTCTTCAATATTTGACTTTCTGTTGTATCTTCAAGTTTTGGACCTCTCAAATAACAACATCTCTGGAACCTTACCATCTTTCTTTAACTCTTCAAACCTCTTGCATGTTTATTTATCACGAAATATGCTACAAGGATCCCTAGAACATGCATTTCAGAAATCCTTTGAGCTAATAACGTTGGATCTTAGCCATAATCATTTGACTGGTAGCATTCCAAAATGGATTGTTGAGTTTTCCCAACTAAGCTTTCTACTCTTGGGTTATAATAATCTTAATGGCAGTATACCCACGCAATTGTGCGAGTTGAACGAATTAAGCTTCATTGATCtttctcataataatttttctggTCATATTCTACCTTGCCTAAGATTTAAAAGCAGTATTTGGTTCATCCTACTCGATGAATATCCTTATGAGTTTGATCTTCGAGAACCATTGGTTATTGCAACAAAGAGTCTGTCTATTTCTTATCCGCCAAGTATTTTGAACTACATGACCGGATTGGATCTCTCCTACAACAATTTATCAGGTGCAATTCCTCCTGAAATTGGGAATCTCAACCACATTCATGTATTGAACCTGTCCAACAATCATTTAATAGGCCCAATCCCACAATCTCTTTCAAATTTGAGTGAAGTTGAGAGCTTGGACCTTTCCAATAACAGCTTGAATGGGGAAATCCCTCCTCAACTTGTACAATTGCATTCTCTTGCCTATTTTAGTGTAGCCAACAATAACCTGTCTGGTAAGACTCCTAAGATGGTTGCACAATTCTCAACATTCGATAAGAGCAGCTACGAGGGAAATCCCTTACTTTGTGGACCACCACTGCTTAACAGTTGCACCAAAAAagtatcaccaccaccacctggGCCTTCTACTGATGAGAAAGCAGAGAGTAGCGTCTTCATTGATGCACAAGTTTTCTGTGTGAGCTTTGTTGTGACGTACATCATGGTGCTGTTGGGAATAGCTGTAGTTTTGTACATAAACCCAGACTGGCGGCGAGCATGGTTTTATTTCATTGAGAAGAGCATCAACACTTGCTACTACTTTGTTGCGGACAATATTCTTAAGCCATTCGGAATCAGAGTTTGGAAGCCTTTGGTATAA